One Osmerus mordax isolate fOsmMor3 chromosome 16, fOsmMor3.pri, whole genome shotgun sequence genomic window carries:
- the sec62 gene encoding translocation protein SEC62, producing MAERRRQKKRIQEVSEPSKEEKAVAKYLRFNCPTKSTNMMGHRVDYFIASKAVDCLLDSKWAKAKKGDEAVFTTRESVVDYCNRLLKKQFYHRALKVMKKKPEKDTKKEKEKEKEKEKAKSDSGREEEKKGKKEKEKKKDPEVSDSKKEKSDDSPGTPKKKKDVKKKFKLEPHDDQLFLDGNEVYVWIYDPVHFKTFAMGLILVIAVIAATLFPLWPAEMRVGVYYLSVAAGCFVASILLLAVARCILFLIIWLVTGGRHHFWFLPNLTADVGFIDSFRPLYTHEYKGPRGAAKKGGEGKGDDGKASEDGQSESTAAPAAHRSDSEEKSDSEKKDGDEEEEDEEEEDEGKEAGPEEEAPGAERPSDTDSDRPEDEGSQHSNGNDFEMITREELEQHTGEEEEEEEEGGRGRGGGGTAGRV from the exons gaggtgAGCGAGCCCTCCAAGGAGGAGAAGGCGGTGGCCAAGTACCTCCGCTTCAACTGCCCCACCAAGTCCACCAACATGATGGGCCACAGGGTGGACTACTTCATCG cttccAAGGCAGTGGACTGTCTCCTGGACTCTAAATGGGCCAAGGCCAAAAAGGGGGATGAGGCTGTGTTCACCACCAGGGAGTCTGTAGTGGACTACTGCAACAg ACTGCTGAAAAAGCAGTTTTACCATCGAGCTCTGAAAGTGATGAAGAAGAAACCAGAGAAGGACaccaagaaggagaaggagaaagagaaggagaaagagaaggccaAAAGCGACagtggcagagaggaggagaagaagggcaagaaggagaaagagaagaagaaggatccAGAGGTTTCGGACTCAAAGAAGGAGAAGAGT gaTGATAGCCCTGGAacaccaaagaagaagaaagatgtGAAGAAGAAGTTCAAGCTGGAGCCTCATGACGACCAGCTCTTTCTCGATGGTAACGAG GTGTATGTCTGGATCTATGATCCGGTCCATTTCAAAACCTTCGCCATGGGCCTCATACTGG taaTTGCAGTGATCGCTGCCACGCTGTTCCCTCTGTGGCCTGCGGAGATGCGTGTCGGCGTGTACTACCTGAGCGTGGCGGCGGGATGCTTCGTTGCCAGTATCCTGCTGCTAGCTGTCG CTCGCTGCATCCTGTTCCTGATCATCTGGCTGGTGACGGGCGGGCGCCACCACTTCTGGTTCCTGCCCAACCTCACGGCCGACGTGGGCTTCATCGACTCGTTCCGGCCGCTCTACACGCACGAGTACAAGGGCCCACGCGGCGCCGCCAAGAAGGGCGGGGAAGGCAAGGGGGACGACGGCAAGGCCAGCGAGGACGGCCAATCGGAGAGCACCGCGGCCCCAGCGGCGCACAGGTCTGACAGCGAGGAGAAGTCCGACAGCGAGAAGAAGGacggagacgaggaggaggaggacgaggaggaagaggacgagggcAAGGAGGCGGggccggaggaggaggcgcCGGGGGCGGAGCGTCCGTCGGACACGGACAGCGACCGGCCGGAGGATGAGGGATCCCAGCACAGCAACGGGAATGACTTTGAGATGATCACCAGAGAAGAGCTGGAGCAGCacacgggagaggaggaggaggaggaggaggagggggggagggggagaggaggaggaggaacagcagggaGAGTCTGA